ACCCCACCAGCGCGCAGCTTCGCGGTGAGCGAGGCGGCGAAGGCGGCGCGGTCGACCCCGCGCAGCAGCGGCTGGCTCATCCCGTGCTGCCGGGCTGCCCCAGCGTCGCCCCCTCGACCGCCGCGATGATGCTCGCCCGGTCGTCGGGAGTCTTGGCCAGGGCACTCAGGCTGCGGACGACGTCCTGCGGCACCAGCTCCGCCGCGCCGAGTGCCGCCAGGGCCGACACCCAGTCGATGGTCTCGGCCATCCCGGGTGGCTTGTCCAGGTCCAGGCCGCGCACCCGTCCGACGAACTCGGTGGCCGACCCGATCAGCGGTTCGGTCGCCGCCGGCACGGCGCGGCGCAGGATGTCGGCGGCCCGGGTCGGTTCGGGGAAGTCGATCCAGTGGTAGAGGCAGCGCCGGCGGAGCGCGTCGTGCAGCTCGCGGCTGCGGTTCGACGTCAGGACGACGACGGGACGCCGCTGCGCTACGAAGGTGCCGATCTCCGGGATCGTCACCGAGGCCTCGCCGAGGAACTCGAACAGCAACGCCTCGAACTCGTCGTCCGCCCGGTCGATCTCGTCGATCAGCAGTACCGGCGCGACCGGCCCCTTGGCCCGGATCGCCTGCAGGATGGGGCGTTCCTGCAGGAACTCCTCGGTGAACAGGTCGGCGTCCGACAAGGTCTCGTGCCGTGACTCGGCCAGCCGGATGGCCAGCAGCTGGCGCTGATAGTTCCACTCGTACAGGGCCTCCGAGGCGGTCAGCCCCTCGTAGCACTGCAGCCGGATCAGGTCGGCGCCGAGCGCGCGGGCAAGGGCCTTGGCGGCGGCCGTCTTGCCGACGCCAGGCTCACCCTCGAGCAGCAGCGGCTGCTCGAGGGTCAGGGCCAGGTGCAGCGCGGTCGCCATGCCGTCGTCCACCAGGTAGTCGACGGCGTCGAGCTCACGGCGGACGTCGTCCGCGCTGGTCCACGGCTGGGTCATGAGGCCGCCCCGGCGTCGGGTTCGGCCCGCAGCAGGGCCTGGTAGTCCTCCCAGGTGTCGACGTCGACCGGTACCGGGCCGGGCACGGGCACCTCGCGCACGTCGTAGCGGCCGGAGTGCAGCAGCCGCCAGACTCCCTTGTCTCCGTGCAGGTCGGTGAGGTCGCCGAACACCGTGCGCGCGAACCACATGGGGTGCCCCCAGCCGTCGTCGTACCGGCAGACTGCCACGTCGGGGAGGGTGCTGTCGCCGGCCGCACCGAGCAGGTCGGCGACGGATGACGGCTGGACGCCGGGCTGGTCACCGAGCATCAGCACGAGCCCGTCCGAGGCGGCCTCGACCACGACCAGGCTGGAGGCGATCGACGAGCTGCAGCCCGCGCCGTGGGCCTCGTTGCGGACGACCACCGCGTCGCTCAGGTCCACCTCGGCGCGCACCTGGTCGTAGCTGCCGCCCAGGACGACGACCAGCTGGTCGAACCCGCAGGACCGGGCGGTGGTCAGCGCCGACTCCAGCAGCGGCGCACCGCGGTAGGGCAGGAGCTGCTTGGGCTGCCCCAGCCGGGTCGACGAGCCGGCGGCCAGCACGAGGCCGGTGACCTGCACCGGTCAGGGCCTGACCTGGGCGGAGTACCGGTCCCGGCATCCGGTGGCGCAGAAGTAGTGGTCCCCGTCGCCGTCGTGCAGGTGGATGGCGTCGGCCCCGACCACGACGGTCATCCCGCACACCGGGTCGATGGCGACGTCGGCGACGGGGGCGGGGATCGGGTCGGCGGCGCCCACACCGTCCACCCGGACCGCGCGGACCACGTCGGCCAGGATCGACAGCGCGATCTCCTCGGCGGTGCGCGCCCCGATGTCCAGCCCGACCGGGGTCCGGACCCGGGCGCGCTCGGCGTCGGACAGCCCCATCTCGTCGAGGACCGCTGCCCCCCGGCGCCGGCTGGCCACCAGCCCGATGAAGGGCACGCCGCCGTCGAGCGCCGAGCGGATCGCCTCGACCTCACCACTGCCATGCGAGGCGACGACGACCGCCGTCGCCCCTGGGGTAGAGGTGGTGGAGGCGCCGGTCGGCGCCGTTCGGCCGACGAAGCCGAGCTGCGCGGTCAGCGCCAACAGCGCCGTGGTGATCGGGGTGTCCCCCACCACGCAGACCAGGGGCGCGGGCAGCTGCGGCTCCAGGAAGATCTCGAGCGCGCCGCCGGACAGGCACGGGTTCACCACCACCCGGGCGCTCGGCGAGTCCGGGAAGTGCTCGGCGTCGTCGGGCAGGACGCGCAGCAGCACGGGGTCGCCGTCCGCCAGCGCCTGCAGGGCCGCGGTGCGCACCGAGCCCTGGGCGCAGTGCCCGCCGACGAACCCCTCGATGGTGCCGTCCGCGTGGACGACCGCGTCGTCCCCGGGGCGGGCCGACGTCGGCTCCTGGGCGCGCACGACGGTCGCGTGCACGAACGGCACCCGCGCCGAGGTGAGCTCGGCGACACGAGCGCTCATCCGATGCGTCACGTCACCTCAGATCGGCGGGGTCGCGTTGCCCTGCATGGCGTCCCAGACCCGCGAGGGGGTGAGTGGCATGTCGGCGTGCCGGACGCCGTACGGCTGCAGCGCGTCGATGACGGCGTTCACGATGGCCGGCGGCGAGCCGACCGTCGCGGACTCCCCCACGCCCTTGGCCCCGATCGGGTGGTGCGGTGACGGGGTCACCGTGAAGCCGGTCTCCCAGTCCGGCACCTCCAGCGCGGTGGGGATCAGGTAGTCCATCAGCGAGCCGCCCAGGCAGTTGCCGTCCTCGTCGAACGCGATGATCTCCATCAGCGCCATGCCGACGCCGTCGGTGAGGCCGCCGTGCACCTGACCCTCGATGATCATCGGGTTGATCCGGGTGCCGCAGTCGTCCACCGCGATGAACCGGCGCACCTTCACCTGCGCGGTCCCGGGGTCGATGTCGACCACGCAGATGTACGCGCCGTGCGGGTAGGTGAGGTTCTCCGGGTTGTAGCAGATCTGTGCCTCGAGCCCGCCCTCGACGCCGTCCGGCAGGTCGCCGGCGCCGTGCGCCCGCATCGCGATCTCCTGGATGGTCACCGCCTTCGTCGGGTCGCCCTTGACGTGGAAGGAACCCTTGTCCCAGTCCAGGTCTGCGACCGACACCTCGAGCATCCCGGAGGCGATGATCCGTGCCTTGTCCCGGACCTTGCGGGCCACCAGGGCCGCTGCCGCTCCGGAGACCGGCGTCGAGCGGCTGCCATACGTGCCCAGCCCGAAGGGCGTCTGGTCGGTGTCCCCGTGCACGACGTCGATGTCGGCGGGCGGGATGCCGATCTCCTCCGCCACGATCTGGGCGAACGTGGTCTCGTGCCCCTGCCCCTGGGACTGCACGGACAGCCGGACGACGGCCTTGCCCGTCGGGTGCACCCGCAGCTCGCAGCCGTCGGCCATGCCGAGGCCCAGGATGTCCATGTCCTTGCGGGGTCCGGCGCCGACCGCCTCGGTGAAGAACGCGACGCCGATGCCCATCAGCTCACCGCGCTCGCGCTTCTCGGCCTGCTCGCGGCGCAGCTCGTCGTAGCCCGCGATCCGCATCGCCTCGCGCATGGTGGGCTCGTAGTCGCCGGAGTCGTACACCCAGCCGGTCTTCGTCGTGTACGGGAACTGGTCGGGCTGGATGAAGTTCTTGATCCGCAGGGCGACCGGGTCCATGGCGAGCTCCAGCGCCAGGCAGTCCACGATGCGCTCGACCAGGTACACGGCCTCGGTGATCCGGAACGAACAGGCGTAGGCGACGCCACCGGGGGCCTTGTTGGTGTAGACGGCCGTCATGTGGCAGTAGGCGGCCTCGATGTCGTAGCTGCCGGTGAACACGCCGAAGAAGCCGGCCGGGTACTTCACCGGCGCAGCGGTGCCGTTGAACGCTCCGTGGTCGGCGAGCACGTTGGTGCGGATCGCGAGGATCTTGCCGTCGCGGGTCGCCGCGATCTCACCGCGCATCACGTAGTCGCGGGCGAAGCCGGTGCTGACCAGGTTCTCCGACCGGTCCTCCATCCACTTCACCGGCTTGCCGGTGACGATGCTGCCGACGATGGAGCACACGTAGCCCGGGTAGATCGGCACCTTGTTGCCGAACCCGCCGCCGATGTCCGGCGAGATGACCCGGATCTTGTGCTCGGGAAGACCGGCCACGATGGCGTACAGGGTGCGGTGGGCGTGCGGCGCTTGGGACGTCGACCACAGGGTGAGGCGGCCGTCGATCCGGTCGTAGTCGGCGACGGACCCGCAGGTCTCCATGGGCGCCGGGTGCACGCGGGGGTAGACGATGTCCTGGCTCACCACGACGTCGGCGCGGGCGAAGGCGGCCTCGGTGGCCGCCGCATCGCCGGTCTCCCAGTCGAAGCAGTGGTTGTTCGTCTTGCCCTCGAGGTCGTCCCGGATCACCGGCGCGTCGTCCGCGAGCGCCGTCCGGACGTCGATGACGGGCTGGAGCATGTCGTACTCGACGTCGATCAGCTCGAGCGCGTCCCTTGCGGCGTAACGGTCCTCGGCGACGACGAAGGCGACCTCCTGGCCTTGGAAGCGGACCTTGTCGGTGGCCAGCACCGCCTGGACGTCGTTGGACAGCGTCGGCATCCACGCCAGGCCGAGCCCGGCCAGCGTCTCACCGGTGACGACGGCCTTGACCTTCGGGTGCGCCTCGGCCGCGCTGGTGTCGATGCTGACGATCCGCGCGTGGGCGACCGGTGAGCGCAGGATCGCCAGGTGCAGCATCCCGGGCAGCTGGACGTCGTCGAGGTAGTGCCCCTTGCCGCGCAGGAAGCGTGGGTCCTCCTTGCGCAGCATCCGGCCGTGCCCGACGGGGGTCTGGTCGTTGTCGTCGTACGTGCGCGGCGGGCGGTTCTCGACGGTGGTCACGACTCGCTCCCGGCGCCGACGGTCTGCGGGGTCTCGCTGCCACCGGAGGGGTCGGCCTCTTCCAGGACCCGTTCGACGACCTCGTCGCCGGTGAGGGCGCCGGAGGCGGCGGCAGCCGCTGCGGCTCGTTCGTGGTCGGCGGCCCAGTGGATGGAGCGCACGATGGTCGCGTAGCCGGTGCAGCGGCAGATCTGACCGGAGATGGCCTCGCGGATCTCGCCGTCGGTGGGGTCGGGGTTGCGGTCGAGCAGGGCGCGGGCGGTCATCATCATGCCGGGGGTGCAGAAGCCGCACTGCAGTCCGTGGCAGTTCATGAAGCCCTGCTGCACCGGGTCCAGCTCGGTGCCCTTCTCGAGCCCCTCGACGGTGCGGACCTCGTGTCCGCCGGCCATCGCGGCCAGCACGGTGCAGGACTTGACCGGCTCGTCGTCCAGCCAGACGACGCAGGTGCCGCAGTTGCTGGTGTCGCAGCCCCAGTGGGTGCCGGTCAGGCCGAGGTGGTCGCGCAGGTAGTGCACGAGGAGCAGGCGCCCCTCGATCTCGCTGGTGACCTCGTCGCCGTTGACGCTCATCGTGACCTGCATGCTCAGGACTCCTCACCGGTGGCGCGGGCGACGGCGCGGCGCAGGGCCCGTCGGGTCAGCTCGTCGGCGAGATGACGCTTGTACTCGACGCTGCCGCGTCCGTCCGCCGTCGGCCGGCAGCTCTGCGCGGCGATGGCACCGGCGCTGGCGTAGGCCTCCTCGCTGGGGACCTGGCCGCGCAGGGCCTGCGAGACGGCTGCGATGCCGGTGGTGTTGGGCCCGACGGCGGCCAGTCCGACCCGGGCGTCGCTGATCACGCCGCCGTCCAGCCAGACGGCCGCGCCGGCGGAGACCACGGCCCAGTCCCCGGCCCGGCGCTCGACCTTCTCGTAGGCGCTGGAGCCGCCCGGGCGGATCGGTAGCCGGACCTCGACGAGCATCTCGTCGTCCGCCACGGCGGTCTCGTAGGGGCCGCGGTGGAACTCGTCCATCGTGACCACCCGCTCCCCGGAGCTGCTGCGGATCACGCACTCGGCGGCCAGCGTGGTGCAGACCGCCGACAGGTCCTCGGACGGGTCCGCCTGGCACAGCGAGCCACCGAGCGTCCCGCGGTTGCGGACGATCGGGTCGGCGATCACCCGCTCCGCGTCGCGGACGATCGGGAAGTGCGCCGCGAGGTCGTCCGACTCGAGGAGCTCGCGGTGCCGGGCCATCGCACCGATCCTGATCCGGGTCGGCTCGACCGTGATGTAGCCGAGCTCGTCGTGCAGGTCGTTGATGTCGATCAGGTACTCGAGGTTGGCCAGCCGCAGCTTCATCATCGGCAGCAGGCTGTGCCCACCGGCGACGAGCCGGGATCCGCTGCCGAGCCGTTCCAGCAGTCCGATCGCGTGGTCGACGCTGGTGGCGCGCTCGTAGTCGAAGGGGGCGGGAACCTGCATGGCGGTGCTCCTCGCTGCCGGAGGGCGTCATCGACCTCGACGTGGCCGAAGTATGCGCCCCTACCCGACTCCGCTGTCAACGGTCACCTAAGCGATTACTTAGGTGGCCGTTGACAGTCGGTCCTGAGGGGCCGACGCTGCCGGTCCGTACGTGCAGGCGAAGGAGCCGTCGTGGCGGGACCGAGGTGGCTGGATGCGGTGCTCGCTGCCGTGATGGTCTTGTCCGCCCTGGTGCACGGTGGACGGCTGCTGCGCGCGTCCCGCACGCGGGAGACGGCGCCGGCGCGCATGGACGTCGACGTCGCGCACGTGGCGATGAGCACCGCGATGGCGACCATGCTGACGGTCGGGCTGGGCGCCGGCGCGTCGCTCGTGTGCGCTGCCGCCTTCGTCCCGTTGACCTGCTACTTCGTGGCGCGGGCGAGCCAGTCGCTGACCGCGCCACAGGCCGCGGCGCGCTCGCGCCTGGCCGGTGCCGCGGCGCCCGTGCGGCACGCGACCGGCGGGTTCGCGATGGTCTTCATGCTGGTGACGGGCGCCGGCCTGGCGGTCACGGCGGGGTCTGTGCCCTCCGGCCACGTGCACACCGCCCTCGCGGCGTCGACGTCCCTGACGTCCGCCGGTCCGGTTGCGAGCTCGTCGACGCCCGGCCCGGTGAGCGTCGTCCTGGTCGGTCTGCTGCTGGGGACGGCGCTGTGGCAGCTCGCCGGAGCCCGCCGGCCCTCGCTGCGGGAGGGCTGCCAGGTGACGATGGGCCTCACCATGGCCTACATGCTGGTGGTCATGGCCTGACGCTGTGGAGCCACTGGGTAGCGTGGCGGCATGCGCATCGCCATCGCGGGAGCCCACGGTCAGATCGGTCTTCGACTCGGCAGCCTGCTGGCCGGCCGTGGCGACCTGGTGGTCGGGCTGCACCGCAAGCCGGAGCAGGAGCAGGCCCTGCGGGCCGCGGGGGTGAGTCCGTCCCTGCTGGACCTCGAGGCGACGACGGTGGACGAGCTGGGCGATGCGATCGACGGGTGCGACGCCGTGGTCTTCGCCGCCGGCGCCGGGCCGGGCAGCGGTCTGGCGCGCAAGGACACGGTCGACCGGGCGGCGGCGCTGCTGCTGGCGGACGCGGCCGAGCGGGCAGGCGTGCGCCGGTACGTCCTGGTGTCGTCCACGGGGGTTGACCGGGTCCGGGACGGCGCCACGCCCGACGGGATGGACGACGTGTTCGTCGCCTACCTGCGGGCCAAGCTGGCCGCGGAGGACGACGTGCGCGGGCGTGACCTCGACTGGACCGTCCTGCGTCCCGGCCGGCTCACCGACGAGCCAGGGACCGGGTCGGTGACGCTGTCGGACGCGGTGCAGTACGGCGACGTCCCCCGCGACGACGTCGCCGCGGTGGTCGTGGCGCTGCTTGACGAGCCGCGGTCCGCGGGACTGGTGCTTGAGCTGGTCCGCGGTGACGTGCCGATCCGGCAGGCGGTCGCGGACGCCGTCCGCTGACGATCAGGAGGCAGCCGCCTCCGGGACGCCGTGGTCGGCCACCCAGGCCCAGACCAGCAACGCCTCGGCCCTCCTCGAGCGACCCTCGTCGCCCGCGGTGCCACCCCGGCACGCGCAGCGGCCCTCGAGGTGGGCCAGCGACCCGACCTGCTGGCGCAGTGCGCACTCCCGGTGCTCGTAGTGCAGCTCGGCGCCGGAGGCCGTCAGGACCGGGATCGCGGTACCGCTGTCGCCGGCGACGAAGGCCTCGCCGCACCCCAGGCACTCCTGCCCGACGGGGACGTCGATCTGCAGCGCAGTGAGCAGCTGCCCCTCGTCGTCGTAGCAGTCGGCCGACCTCCACGGATCACCGAACCAGCCGTGCAGCTCCTTCCTTATCGCCAGATCGTCACCTGCAGTCTCCATCGCGGTGTCATGGCTCATACCCGTCGATGCTGCCACCGTGCACGACCCCTGACCAGAGGGCAGCACCACGTAACGTGGGAGCCGGGAGGAACTCATGGCCAAGCTCATCTACTCGGCGATCGCCTCGCTGGACGGCTACGTGGCGGATGCCGACGGCGGCTTCGACTGGGCCGCCCCCGACGAGGAGGTGCACCGGTTCGTCAACGACCTCGAGCGGCCGATCGGCACCTACCTGTACGGCCGTCGGATGTACGACGTGATGGCGGTCTGGGACAACGACCCGTTCCTAGCGGGGCAGCCGGAGGTCATCCTCGACTACGCACGGATCTGGCGAGCCGCGGACAAGGTGGTCTTCTCCCGCACCCTCGACGGCGTGACGGGCTCGCGGATCCGGATAGAACGCGACTTCGACCCGGCCGCCGTCCGCCGACTGAAGGAGTCCGCCACGGCCGACCTCAGCATCGGTGGTCCGGAGCTCGCCGGCCAGGCGCTCGGCGCCGGGCTGGTGGACGAGGTGCACCTGATCCTGTGCCCGGTCCTGGTCGGCGGCGGGAACGCCGCTCTGCCGGCTGACGTCCGACTGCCGCTGAGGCTGGTGTCATCCCAGCGGTTCGGCAGCGGCGTCGTCCACCTGCACTACGAGGTCGTGGCCGGTGGAGCCGGTCCGTCCTGAGTCGCACCGTCCTTGCGGCTGAACACGAAGGCGATGAAGGCCAGGGCCGTCGCGGGCAGCAGCAGGATCCCGATCGAGAGCAGGCCGAGCAGCATGCACAGGGTGAACAGGATGGCGGCGACGAGGATCATCCAGCTCCGGCCGGTCATCGCCCCGCCGACGCTGAGCGCGCACGCGATGACCACCGCGGCGGCGTAGCCCCACGCCACGCCGACGTCGTCCTGCTGGGAGAGCACGAGGCCGTAGACCACGAGGAAGAGCACGCCGAACACCGCGGCGACCACGGCCGGCCTCCCGGCGCGGGCGGAGGTCGGGTTCAAGCGCGACGCTCCCCGACGGCCTTCTTGACCAGGAAGAAGGGCAGCACGAACGCGGCGATGGCACCCGCGAGCCAGATGATCAACGCGGCCAGGATCCAGGTCGTGAGGCCGTCGATCGTGATGCCGTCCGAGATCAGCACCGTGACGATCAGCGCGACGAGCGTCGAGACGATGCCGACGCCACCACTGAAGGCAGAAGCGTTCTTCTGCACCATGTTGGTCATCATGGGCGACAGGATCGCCTGGACGAGAGCGAAGATCACGGCCACCAGGATGTAGTCCCGCGCGTCCACGGTCAGGTCGGTCAGCAGCAGGTTGGCCACGATGATGCCGATCAGGGCCGACAGGAAGTACACCAGGATGCGGATCAGGAATCGGATCACACGGGTCACGGTAGTCCCGTTGATCACCGACGTCGATAGCGACAGGCTGGGGCGATGGGCAAACCACCAGAGGACGTCGACGCGTACCTCGAGACGTTCCCCGACGACGTCCGGGATGTCCTCGGGCGGATCCGCCGGACCGCGCACGACGCGGTGCCAGGGGCGACCGAGAAGATCAGCTACGGCATACCGACGCTGGTCCTGGACGGGCGCAGCCTCGTGCACTTCGCCGGCTGGAAGCAGCACGTCAGCCTCTACCCCGCGCCCGACGATCACGCTCTGGCGCAACGGATCGAGCCGTACCACAACGGCAAGGGCACGCTGCGCTTCCCGCTGGACCGACCGGTCCCCTACGACCTCGTGGCGGACGTGGTGCGCGCGCTGGCCGCGTCCCGGGCGGACTAGCTAGCCCTGCGGGCGGCCGGCGATGTTGACCAGCCAGGCGACCCCGAACCGGTCCGTGCACATCCCGAAGCTGTCACCCCACGGCGCCTGCTCGAGCGGGACGGCGACCGTCCCGCCGGCCGAGAGCCCGTCCCAGTAGCGGCGCAGCTCGGCGTCGTCGTCCCCGCTGAGCGACACGGAGATCGCCGTGCCCGGGGTGTACTCCATGTGGTTCGGCGTGTCCGCAGCCATCAGGGTCAGCCCGGCCGGCGTCTCCAGCATCGAGTGCATGACCTTGTCCTGCTCGGCCGGGTCCTCGCTCGCCTGCATCTCGCCGAAGGTGCTCAGCGTGAGCTCGCCGCCGAGCACGGACTGGTAGAACTCCATGGCCTCACGGGCGTTGTCGCGGAATCCGAGGTACGGGTTCAGACGGTGGCTCATGGGCGGTCTCCTCCGGTCGACGTCGTCTCGCTACCTCACATCCTGCCCATCCTGGCTGCCCAGCAGAAGGGCCACGTGGTCCGGCACGTAGCGCAGCTGGTCGCGGGGCGGACGCTGGTAGCCCTCCGGCTCAGGACGCTCGGGCAGGTCGATCGGCGCCCCCTGCACGGGCCGGTACGGAATCGTCGAGAGCAGGTGGGCGATCATGTTCAACCGTGCACTGCGCTTGTCGTCGCTCTCGACCACGAACCACGGGCTGCGCTCGGTGTCGGTGTGCTCGAACATCTCGTCCTTGGCCCGCGAGTAGTCCTCCCACCGGGTGATCGACTCGAGGTCCATCGGGGACAGCTTCCACTGCCGCAAGGGGTCCCGCAGCCGGGACTCGAACCGGCGCTGCTGCTCGGTGTCGCTCACCGAGAACCAGTACTTGCGCACCAGGATGCCGTCCTCGATCAGCATGTCCTCGAAGGCGGGGCACTGGCGTAGGAACAGGTGGTGCTGGGCAGGCGTGCAGAACCCCATGACCCGCTCGACCCCGGCCCGGTTGTACCAGGAGCGGTCGAACAGGACGATCTCGCCCGCGGCCGGCAGGTGCTCGACGTACCGCTGGAAGTACCACTGCGACTTCTCGCGCTCCGTCGGCGCGGGCAGCGCGGCGATGCGCACGACGCGGGGGCTCAGGTACTGCGTGATGCGGGTGATCACGCCACCCTTCCCCGCTGCGTCGCGACCCTCGAAGACGACCACGACCCGGCTTCCGGTGTCCTTCGCCCACAGCTGCAGCGTGACGAGCTCGGCCTGCAGCCGGGACAGCTCGGCCTCGTAGACCTTCTTGGTCAGCTTCGTCATCGGGCCTCCCACCCGTGGGCGTTCACGCTCGGCGCTTGGCGTTGGTGCTGGCGTCGGGGACGAGCTCCACGTGCGGGCGCGACTGCCAGAGCGCCCACTCGGCGCTGACCTCCCCGGCGGTACGGATCAGCCGGGGCAGGTGCTCGTCGAGCAGCCGCTCGGTGGACGTCTCGGCCGCGTGCACGGTCACGTTCATCGCGGCCCGGACGGCGCCCGCGCCGTCGCGCACCGGCACGGCGATCGAGCGCACCCCCGGCGCGAGCTCCTCGTCGGCCAGCGCCCAGCCCCTGGCCCGCACCTGGACGAGGTCGTCGGCGAGCTGCTGCGGGGAGCGCCCGATCGACGGCGGCAGGCCCGAGCGGCTCGGCTCGACCAGCGCGGCGTCCAGCTCGGCGGGCGTCAGCGCCGCCAGCAGCACCTTGCCCTGGGACGTCGACACGGCCGGGAAGCGGGTGCCGATCTCGACCCGCAGCGCGATCAGCTTGGGCACCGACACGCGGGCGACGTAGACGATGTCGGACCCGTCGAGCTGCGCCATGGACGACGACTCCCCGGTCCGGGCGACCAGGTCCTGCAGGTGCGGACGGGCGATGTCCCACATCCCCTGCGAGGCGATGTAGGCCATACCGAGCGCGAGCACCCGCGGGGTCGGCTCGAACACGCCGTCCACCGAGCGGACGAAACCCAGCTCCTCCAACGTCTTCAGCAGCCGCCGCGCCGTCGGACGGGCCAGTCCGGCGGCCGCCGCGACCTCGCTCAGCGACAGCCGTCGGTGATCCACGTCGAAGCAGGTCAGGATGTCCAGCCCGCGGGCCAGCGCCTCGACGAAGTCCGGACCCGTCCCCCGCCCTGCCATCTGCTCGCTCAGCTCCCGTCGTCCGCAGTCAGCCCGAAGACGCTGCCACGGGCCTGGTGCGTGGAGTCCGACTTGTAGGCCGTGTACTGGTACGGGTTGTCCAGCACCTCGTCGCGCGGCCGGTCCGGGTTCATGCCACCGGTCCAGTCGTCCTCGCCGAGCGTCGAGCGCAGGTACTCCACGGTCTGCTCCACCTCGCTGCGCACGGCGGCGAGGTCGGCGCCGACCAGGCGGTGCTGGTACTTGACCACGCGACCGTCGACCAGGACGGTGTGCACGTCGCCGCGCTGGGCCTGGAACGCCACGTGGCCGTAGGGGTTCAGCAGCGGGAACGACACCGGCGAGCCGTCGTTCTTGATCAGCACGACGTCGGCCTTCTTGCCCGGCTCGAGGCTGCCCAGGTCGTCGCGGCCGAGGGCCTGCGCCCCGCCGCGGGTCGCCCACTGCACGACGTGCTCGGCCCGCAGGTGCACGTTGGTCACCGTGTCGCCCTTGATGTGGGCCTCGAGGTGCTCGCGGGAACGGTCCGCGCCGAGCGTGGTCCGCATGGCGGAGAACAGGTCCCCGCTCCACCAGACGCTCGTGTCCATCGACAGGGACACCGGGA
This DNA window, taken from Angustibacter luteus, encodes the following:
- a CDS encoding iron chaperone, with translation MGKPPEDVDAYLETFPDDVRDVLGRIRRTAHDAVPGATEKISYGIPTLVLDGRSLVHFAGWKQHVSLYPAPDDHALAQRIEPYHNGKGTLRFPLDRPVPYDLVADVVRALAASRAD
- a CDS encoding VOC family protein; its protein translation is MSHRLNPYLGFRDNAREAMEFYQSVLGGELTLSTFGEMQASEDPAEQDKVMHSMLETPAGLTLMAADTPNHMEYTPGTAISVSLSGDDDAELRRYWDGLSAGGTVAVPLEQAPWGDSFGMCTDRFGVAWLVNIAGRPQG
- the ppk2 gene encoding polyphosphate kinase 2, which translates into the protein MTKLTKKVYEAELSRLQAELVTLQLWAKDTGSRVVVVFEGRDAAGKGGVITRITQYLSPRVVRIAALPAPTEREKSQWYFQRYVEHLPAAGEIVLFDRSWYNRAGVERVMGFCTPAQHHLFLRQCPAFEDMLIEDGILVRKYWFSVSDTEQQRRFESRLRDPLRQWKLSPMDLESITRWEDYSRAKDEMFEHTDTERSPWFVVESDDKRSARLNMIAHLLSTIPYRPVQGAPIDLPERPEPEGYQRPPRDQLRYVPDHVALLLGSQDGQDVR
- a CDS encoding IclR family transcriptional regulator domain-containing protein, whose protein sequence is MAGRGTGPDFVEALARGLDILTCFDVDHRRLSLSEVAAAAGLARPTARRLLKTLEELGFVRSVDGVFEPTPRVLALGMAYIASQGMWDIARPHLQDLVARTGESSSMAQLDGSDIVYVARVSVPKLIALRVEIGTRFPAVSTSQGKVLLAALTPAELDAALVEPSRSGLPPSIGRSPQQLADDLVQVRARGWALADEELAPGVRSIAVPVRDGAGAVRAAMNVTVHAAETSTERLLDEHLPRLIRTAGEVSAEWALWQSRPHVELVPDASTNAKRRA